A portion of the Nitrospinaceae bacterium genome contains these proteins:
- a CDS encoding cobalamin B12-binding domain-containing protein: protein MLVVEKRARILVAKPGLDGHDRGAKVVARALRDAGMEVIYTGIRQTPEQIAATVLQEDVDGVGLSILSGAHNFLFSKIRELLDAQKMDDVILFGGGIIPEEDIVSLKGSGVSEIFTPGTPLDTIVAYVQKAVSEKWAREKI, encoded by the coding sequence TTGCTTGTGGTGGAGAAAAGAGCCCGAATCCTGGTGGCCAAGCCCGGTCTTGACGGCCATGATCGCGGAGCCAAGGTTGTTGCTCGCGCTCTGCGGGACGCCGGGATGGAAGTAATATACACGGGGATTCGTCAGACCCCCGAGCAGATAGCCGCCACCGTTCTCCAAGAGGATGTGGACGGGGTGGGGCTCTCCATCCTCTCGGGGGCCCACAATTTTCTTTTCTCGAAGATCAGAGAATTGCTCGACGCCCAGAAAATGGACGATGTCATTCTGTTTGGTGGCGGAATAATTCCTGAAGAGGATATTGTCTCGCTCAAAGGTAGCGGCGTATCAGAGATTTTTACGCCAGGAACCCCGCTCGATACGATTGTTGCTTATGTACAAAAAGCTGTTAGCGAAAAATGGGCTCGCGAGAAAATTTAA
- a CDS encoding tetratricopeptide repeat protein, giving the protein MKRFALLVSFILLFFLAGCATKGESPSSALKEAKSSAAKKNVSRQSKAAIGFYNLGREKMKRGDFSAAALLLEKSVVKDPKLFPAHAALGRSYEKLGKIKKARASFRLALTIRPGHAESRIALGRMAFTKGEVERALFHLEKAVESKPDSFIAQYRLGLIRRRRGQVSLAIHHFKRAMRISPGHQAARYWLWLSLTERGGAQAREVELGRAIVESGSDTPIRYYQGRAAKYFRRGHIGKALVAIQNAVDVNPNWRDKKWRSVLNDMARYRRAKKK; this is encoded by the coding sequence GTGAAGCGCTTCGCTTTACTTGTTAGCTTCATCCTCCTTTTTTTTCTCGCCGGATGTGCAACGAAGGGTGAGTCGCCGTCCTCTGCTCTCAAGGAGGCGAAGTCGTCTGCGGCCAAGAAAAATGTTTCGCGCCAAAGCAAAGCGGCCATCGGATTCTACAATTTGGGGCGCGAGAAGATGAAGCGTGGGGATTTTTCCGCCGCTGCCCTCCTCTTGGAAAAATCGGTGGTCAAAGACCCTAAGCTTTTTCCGGCTCATGCCGCCCTGGGGCGGTCTTATGAGAAACTTGGAAAAATAAAAAAGGCCCGAGCCTCATTCCGCCTTGCCCTGACAATTCGGCCAGGTCATGCGGAAAGCCGAATCGCGCTCGGGAGAATGGCTTTTACCAAGGGCGAGGTTGAGCGCGCGCTCTTTCATCTCGAAAAGGCGGTTGAGAGCAAACCGGATTCATTTATTGCCCAATATCGCCTGGGCTTGATTCGCCGCCGCCGAGGGCAGGTTTCGCTGGCGATTCATCACTTTAAGCGAGCCATGCGAATTTCGCCTGGCCATCAGGCAGCCCGCTATTGGCTTTGGCTAAGCCTCACCGAGCGCGGCGGCGCGCAGGCGCGTGAAGTCGAATTGGGCCGGGCGATAGTCGAGTCGGGGAGCGATACCCCGATTCGCTACTATCAGGGCCGGGCGGCGAAGTATTTTAGGCGCGGGCATATTGGCAAGGCTCTTGTAGCCATACAGAATGCTGTGGATGTGAATCCCAACTGGCGGGACAAAAAGTGGCGGAGTGTCCTGAACGATATGGCCCGCTACCGTAGGGCCAAGAAAAAATAG